From Achromobacter spanius, a single genomic window includes:
- the cyoE gene encoding heme o synthase, which produces MTSLAAPQSGLLRQYLVLTKPRVTQLAVFCAVIGMFLAAPGIPDMRRVLFGTIGIWLLAAAAFAINCLIEQEVDARMLRTARRATARGTISAFQVLSLSGLLGGAGMFVLYHMVNPLTMWLTFATFVGYAIIYTIILKPRTPQNIVIGGLSGAMPPALGWAAVADSVPAEAWVLVLIIFIWTPPHFWALALYRNHDYAKAGLPMLPVTHGNQFTRLHILLYSLALMATTLLPYAIRMSGELYLLSALVLGGMFVSYAWRLYRAYSDELARSMFRFSILYLALLFGALLVDHWVGLLR; this is translated from the coding sequence ATGACCAGTCTTGCCGCTCCTCAATCCGGATTGCTCCGCCAGTACCTCGTCCTCACCAAGCCGCGCGTTACGCAGCTGGCGGTGTTTTGCGCCGTGATCGGCATGTTCCTCGCGGCGCCCGGCATCCCCGACATGCGCCGCGTGCTGTTTGGCACGATCGGCATCTGGCTGCTGGCCGCCGCTGCCTTCGCCATCAACTGCCTGATCGAACAGGAAGTCGACGCCCGCATGCTGCGCACCGCGCGCCGGGCCACGGCGCGCGGCACCATTTCCGCCTTCCAGGTGCTGAGCCTGTCCGGTCTGCTGGGCGGCGCGGGCATGTTCGTGCTGTACCACATGGTCAACCCGCTCACCATGTGGCTGACGTTCGCCACGTTCGTGGGCTACGCCATCATCTACACCATCATCCTCAAGCCGCGCACGCCGCAGAACATCGTGATCGGCGGCCTGTCGGGCGCGATGCCGCCCGCGCTGGGCTGGGCTGCCGTCGCGGACTCGGTGCCGGCCGAAGCCTGGGTGCTGGTGCTCATCATCTTCATCTGGACGCCGCCGCACTTCTGGGCGCTGGCGCTCTATCGCAATCACGATTACGCCAAGGCCGGCCTGCCCATGCTGCCGGTGACGCACGGCAACCAGTTCACCCGCCTGCACATCCTGTTGTATAGCCTGGCGCTGATGGCGACCACGCTGTTGCCCTACGCCATCCGCATGAGCGGCGAACTCTACCTGCTGTCGGCCCTGGTGCTGGGCGGCATGTTCGTGTCGTACGCCTGGCGCCTGTACCGCGCGTACAGCGACGAGCTGGCCCGCAGCATGTTCCGTTTTTCCATTCTCTACCTGGCGCTGCTGTTTGGCGCGTTGCTGGTGGACCACTGGGTCGGCCTGTTGCGCTGA
- a CDS encoding SURF1 family protein, protein MSRPHSTRYTVAALLLLGLAVMVLVSLGQWQLRRSDERRAILAAIEAGRKQAPLMLTPSTPPADMTAWRVAQANGTWLPQFSVLLDNRNHDGRPGYWLATPLLLDAATNRAVLVLRGWLPRVIQGQGEPKLPATPEGVQTVQGELSVRVPRMFELWSLSGTETSTLPAALPVAGAAVPQVQNLPLDAYARATGLKLLPTVLSQGGQADDGLVRDWPQPSVDFQQNTSYAVQWFAFGGIAAIAWLVVLGGAIRRSRQRVDQQAQARMRARR, encoded by the coding sequence ATGTCCCGACCGCATTCCACCCGCTACACGGTAGCCGCCTTACTGCTGCTTGGCCTCGCCGTGATGGTTCTGGTGTCGCTGGGGCAATGGCAATTGCGCCGCAGCGATGAGCGACGCGCCATTCTGGCCGCGATCGAAGCGGGCCGCAAGCAAGCGCCGCTGATGTTGACGCCGTCAACGCCGCCCGCCGACATGACGGCGTGGCGCGTGGCACAGGCAAACGGCACGTGGCTGCCGCAATTCAGTGTACTGCTGGACAATCGCAACCATGACGGCCGGCCGGGCTACTGGCTGGCCACGCCACTGCTGCTGGATGCGGCCACGAATCGCGCGGTGCTGGTGCTGCGGGGCTGGCTGCCGCGCGTCATTCAGGGCCAGGGTGAACCGAAGCTTCCGGCCACGCCCGAGGGCGTGCAGACCGTGCAAGGCGAGCTGTCGGTGCGCGTGCCCCGCATGTTCGAGCTGTGGTCGCTGAGCGGCACGGAAACCTCCACCCTGCCCGCGGCGCTGCCCGTGGCGGGCGCCGCGGTGCCGCAGGTGCAGAACCTGCCGCTGGACGCCTATGCCCGCGCGACCGGACTGAAACTTTTGCCCACGGTGCTGAGCCAGGGCGGCCAGGCCGACGACGGCCTGGTGCGCGACTGGCCCCAGCCCTCTGTCGATTTCCAGCAGAACACGTCGTACGCGGTACAGTGGTTCGCTTTTGGCGGGATTGCCGCCATTGCATGGCTGGTGGTGCTGGGGGGCGCCATCCGCCGCTCACGCCAGCGCGTGGACCAGCAGGCCCAGGCGCGCATGCGTGCGCGCAGATGA
- a CDS encoding DUF3717 domain-containing protein produces the protein MDSITLTQLEQAINYWRNTSPSVGEESRLCPEAAALATPYALMIISHQREIAATELGEKARAALAAWAAAKV, from the coding sequence ATGGATTCGATCACGCTGACCCAACTGGAACAGGCAATCAACTACTGGCGCAACACGTCGCCCTCGGTGGGAGAAGAGTCGCGCCTGTGCCCCGAGGCAGCCGCGCTGGCCACCCCCTACGCGCTGATGATCATTAGCCATCAGCGCGAAATCGCCGCCACGGAACTAGGCGAAAAAGCCCGCGCGGCGCTGGCCGCCTGGGCGGCTGCAAAGGTCTGA
- a CDS encoding cytochrome c oxidase subunit 3, producing MSASHSVQGKEAPYYFVPADSGHPVRMAVALLFMGLGAAAWVNGVDWGKWSVLVGFIGVIIVMYYWFGDAIHESETGLNSKRIDGSYRWSMSWFIFSEVMFFAAFFGALWYTRTITTPWLGDIDHRLMLWPDFQAAWPNFGPAGVVEPFQTVGPFWLPTINTALLLSSGVTLTIAHHALRENHRGKTKFWLAATVILGFVFVACQAFEYIHAYQDLNLKFNSGAYGSLFYMLTGFHGFHVILGATMLTVILIRLIRGHFTADHHFGFEGAAWYWHFVDVVWLGLYLFVYWF from the coding sequence ATGAGTGCAAGCCACTCGGTTCAAGGTAAAGAGGCACCGTACTACTTTGTCCCCGCCGACTCGGGCCATCCCGTGCGCATGGCCGTGGCACTGCTCTTCATGGGCCTGGGGGCCGCGGCCTGGGTCAACGGCGTGGACTGGGGCAAGTGGTCCGTGCTGGTGGGGTTCATCGGCGTGATCATCGTCATGTATTACTGGTTCGGCGACGCCATCCACGAATCCGAGACCGGTCTGAACAGCAAGCGCATCGACGGCTCGTACCGCTGGAGCATGAGCTGGTTCATCTTCTCCGAGGTGATGTTCTTCGCGGCGTTCTTTGGCGCGCTCTGGTACACGCGTACGATCACGACGCCGTGGCTGGGCGACATCGACCACCGCCTGATGCTGTGGCCGGACTTCCAGGCAGCGTGGCCGAACTTCGGCCCGGCTGGCGTGGTGGAACCCTTCCAGACCGTGGGCCCCTTCTGGCTGCCGACGATCAACACGGCCCTGCTGCTGAGCTCCGGCGTCACGCTGACCATCGCTCACCATGCGCTGCGTGAAAACCACCGCGGCAAGACGAAGTTCTGGCTGGCGGCCACCGTCATCCTGGGCTTTGTCTTCGTGGCCTGTCAGGCGTTCGAGTACATCCACGCCTACCAGGACCTGAACCTCAAGTTCAACTCGGGCGCGTACGGGTCGCTGTTCTACATGCTGACCGGCTTTCACGGGTTCCACGTGATCCTGGGCGCCACGATGCTCACGGTCATCCTGATCCGCCTGATCCGCGGCCATTTCACGGCGGACCATCACTTCGGGTTTGAAGGCGCGGCCTGGTACTGGCACTTTGTCGACGTGGTGTGGCTGGGCCTGTACCTGTTCGTGTATTGGTTCTAA
- a CDS encoding SCO family protein, with the protein MSVFSASRRLALRLGAAAAVAAALAACGESKPVFKGSDISGTQLGRAMELPDHNGKMRQLSDFSGKVVVVFFGFTQCPDVCPTSLAELTEVMKKLGPDADRVQVLLISVDPERDTPEVLKQYVTAFDSRFLGLTGTPDQVKKAAASFKAYYAKAPTKDGNYTMDHTAAFYLLDGKGESRVLVNNNVGVDALTHDIQALLKG; encoded by the coding sequence ATGTCCGTGTTTTCCGCCAGCCGCCGGCTGGCCCTGCGACTGGGCGCAGCCGCCGCTGTCGCCGCCGCCCTGGCTGCCTGCGGCGAGAGCAAACCCGTTTTCAAGGGCAGCGACATCAGCGGCACGCAACTGGGCCGCGCCATGGAGCTGCCCGATCACAACGGCAAGATGCGCCAGCTGTCGGACTTTTCCGGCAAGGTCGTGGTCGTGTTCTTCGGTTTCACGCAGTGTCCAGACGTGTGCCCCACGTCGCTGGCCGAACTGACCGAAGTCATGAAAAAGCTGGGTCCGGACGCCGATCGCGTGCAGGTGCTGCTGATTTCGGTGGACCCGGAGCGCGATACGCCCGAGGTGCTCAAGCAGTACGTCACGGCATTCGACTCGCGGTTCCTGGGGCTGACCGGCACGCCCGACCAGGTGAAGAAGGCGGCGGCCTCGTTCAAGGCGTATTACGCCAAAGCGCCCACCAAGGACGGCAACTACACGATGGACCACACGGCCGCGTTCTACTTGCTGGACGGCAAGGGCGAATCGCGCGTGCTGGTCAACAATAACGTCGGGGTGGATGCCCTGACGCATGACATTCAGGCGCTGCTGAAGGGATAA
- a CDS encoding NUDIX hydrolase yields MQKQLPDLYAALCARAQEPAPEGARALYIAGRRCGWATHAACDALRDAPQTRADDTALRIGEGLAPGNALDAVLEQAAELLRQANCLRGWRDELLDVLDGDEPLGVIERAAVRPLGLLTKAVHLNAWTPDGKLWVARRSLSKSTDPGMWDTLVGGLAGRGEDLELALVRECGEEAGLDEPDLARRTPLRTILRIHRRLPEGYQVEDVLTSTCILAPDARPANRDGEVMEIATVDVATALHHIAEGEFTLEAALVLVEDIMRRQAAGDISI; encoded by the coding sequence ATGCAAAAGCAGTTGCCCGACTTGTATGCCGCCCTGTGCGCCCGCGCGCAGGAGCCCGCCCCGGAAGGCGCGCGCGCTCTATATATAGCGGGGCGCCGCTGCGGCTGGGCCACGCACGCGGCCTGCGACGCGCTGCGCGATGCGCCGCAAACGCGCGCGGACGACACCGCACTGCGCATCGGCGAGGGCCTTGCCCCGGGCAATGCGCTGGATGCCGTGCTGGAACAGGCCGCCGAACTGTTGCGCCAAGCCAACTGCCTGCGCGGCTGGCGCGATGAATTGCTGGACGTTCTGGATGGCGACGAGCCGCTGGGCGTCATCGAACGCGCGGCCGTGCGGCCGCTGGGTCTCTTGACCAAGGCCGTGCATCTGAACGCCTGGACGCCCGACGGCAAGCTGTGGGTCGCCCGCCGCTCGCTCAGCAAGTCGACCGATCCCGGTATGTGGGACACACTGGTTGGCGGGTTGGCGGGAAGGGGCGAAGACCTGGAACTGGCGCTGGTGCGCGAATGCGGCGAAGAAGCCGGCCTGGACGAACCCGACCTTGCGCGCCGCACACCGCTGCGCACGATCCTGCGCATTCATCGTCGGCTGCCCGAGGGCTATCAAGTCGAAGACGTGCTGACCAGCACGTGCATCCTGGCGCCGGACGCGCGGCCCGCCAACCGTGATGGCGAGGTCATGGAAATCGCCACCGTCGATGTCGCGACGGCCTTGCATCATATTGCCGAAGGCGAGTTCACGCTGGAAGCCGCCCTCGTGCTGGTCGAGGACATCATGCGGCGCCAGGCCGCCGGCGACATCTCGATCTGA
- a CDS encoding glycine zipper 2TM domain-containing protein: MNTSTPSASPRRGLHPLLAAAAIAVIVMCSVGVAAVLGWLPSPSANPHAEAAVAEAGLEDANLAPAPAAEPATAANTAANTAPPGAGRPAGQMHQAQQSQPAQPSRPAAAPAQPACATCGVVQTIRQVQVPTKDDSNHLVGTIAGGVAGGVVGNQFGGGNGKTALTVLGAVGGALAGREVERNIRQQQTVTHYELTVRMNDGSTRQFRSAQPFAFASGDHVRVENNQLLPG, encoded by the coding sequence ATGAATACTTCCACCCCTTCCGCGTCGCCGCGCCGCGGCCTGCATCCGCTGCTTGCCGCCGCGGCGATCGCCGTCATCGTCATGTGCTCGGTGGGCGTGGCCGCCGTGCTGGGCTGGCTGCCGTCGCCGTCGGCCAATCCGCACGCGGAGGCCGCCGTGGCCGAGGCAGGGCTCGAGGACGCCAACCTGGCGCCCGCGCCGGCTGCTGAACCCGCCACCGCCGCGAACACGGCCGCGAACACCGCGCCGCCGGGCGCGGGCCGGCCCGCAGGCCAGATGCACCAGGCGCAGCAATCGCAACCCGCCCAGCCGTCCCGTCCGGCGGCAGCGCCCGCGCAGCCAGCCTGCGCGACCTGCGGCGTGGTCCAGACCATCCGCCAGGTGCAGGTACCCACCAAGGACGACAGCAATCATCTGGTCGGCACCATCGCCGGCGGCGTCGCTGGCGGCGTGGTGGGTAATCAGTTTGGCGGAGGCAACGGCAAGACGGCGCTGACGGTGCTGGGCGCGGTCGGCGGTGCTTTGGCAGGCCGTGAAGTTGAGCGTAATATCAGACAGCAACAAACAGTGACGCACTATGAGCTCACAGTGCGCATGAATGACGGCAGCACGCGCCAGTTCCGCAGCGCGCAGCCGTTCGCGTTCGCCTCCGGCGACCACGTGCGCGTGGAGAACAATCAACTGCTGCCCGGGTGA
- a CDS encoding DUF2970 domain-containing protein, whose translation MSDDLRETSQRKLSFLQTMKAVAWGFFGVRKGAGYREDSAKLNPVHVIVAGLLAAAIFVTVLVLIVRWAVSSLT comes from the coding sequence ATGAGCGACGACCTTCGCGAAACGTCTCAGCGCAAGCTGAGTTTCCTTCAGACGATGAAGGCGGTGGCGTGGGGGTTCTTCGGCGTGCGCAAGGGCGCGGGCTACCGTGAGGACAGCGCCAAGCTCAATCCGGTCCACGTCATCGTGGCCGGGTTGCTGGCAGCGGCAATCTTTGTGACTGTGCTGGTTTTAATTGTTCGTTGGGCCGTTTCCAGCCTGACTTGA
- the coxB gene encoding cytochrome c oxidase subunit II, which yields MKKWRGILGACAMLIGGVAGAQVQNMPGGPKVNQLNLHEGVTAISRDIMWLHWLLLTICIVIFIGVFGVMFYSIWAHRKSRGHKAATFHEHLGVEVAWTVIPFIIVIAMALPATKTVVAMKDTSSADLTIKVTGYQWKWGYEYLDGSAAGVKFLSTLSTPRAQIENREPKGEFYLMEVDNHLVVPANKKIRIVLTAADVIHSWMVPDFGVKQDAIPGFLRDTWFNAEKPGIYRGQCAELCGKDHAFMPIVVEVLAQPDYDKWVEDQKKKMAANADDPNKEWTEAELVARGEKVFAANCVACHQANGKGIPGSFPPLDGDKVVLGPKGEQINTVLKGKPGTAMAAFGGQLNDVEIAAVISYTRHAWSNAGKGQDPTVLPKDITPAR from the coding sequence ATGAAGAAGTGGAGAGGGATACTGGGGGCTTGTGCGATGCTGATTGGCGGCGTGGCCGGTGCCCAGGTGCAAAACATGCCCGGCGGTCCGAAGGTCAATCAGCTGAACCTGCATGAAGGCGTCACCGCGATTTCGCGCGACATCATGTGGCTGCATTGGTTGCTGCTCACGATCTGTATTGTGATTTTCATCGGCGTCTTCGGAGTGATGTTCTACTCCATCTGGGCGCATCGGAAGTCCCGCGGCCACAAGGCGGCGACCTTCCACGAACACCTGGGCGTCGAAGTCGCCTGGACCGTCATCCCCTTCATCATCGTCATCGCCATGGCGCTGCCGGCCACCAAGACGGTCGTCGCCATGAAAGACACTTCCAGCGCGGACCTGACCATCAAGGTCACCGGCTATCAATGGAAGTGGGGCTACGAATATCTGGACGGCTCGGCCGCCGGCGTCAAGTTCCTCTCCACGCTTTCCACGCCGCGCGCCCAGATCGAGAACCGCGAGCCCAAGGGCGAGTTCTATCTGATGGAAGTGGACAACCACCTGGTCGTCCCCGCCAACAAGAAGATCCGCATCGTGCTCACGGCTGCCGACGTCATCCACTCGTGGATGGTTCCGGACTTCGGTGTGAAGCAGGACGCCATCCCCGGGTTCCTGCGCGACACCTGGTTCAACGCCGAGAAGCCTGGCATTTATCGTGGCCAGTGCGCGGAACTGTGCGGCAAGGACCACGCCTTCATGCCCATCGTCGTGGAAGTGCTGGCGCAGCCCGACTACGATAAGTGGGTTGAAGACCAAAAGAAGAAGATGGCGGCAAACGCCGACGATCCCAATAAAGAGTGGACAGAAGCTGAACTGGTTGCCCGCGGCGAAAAGGTTTTCGCGGCAAATTGCGTGGCCTGCCACCAGGCCAACGGCAAGGGCATTCCCGGTTCCTTCCCGCCGCTCGACGGAGACAAGGTTGTTCTGGGCCCCAAGGGGGAGCAGATCAACACCGTGCTGAAGGGCAAGCCCGGCACCGCCATGGCGGCGTTCGGCGGGCAGCTCAACGATGTCGAGATCGCAGCGGTCATCAGCTATACGCGCCATGCCTGGAGCAACGCCGGCAAGGGGCAGGACCCGACGGTTCTTCCGAAGGACATCACGCCCGCGCGCTGA
- a CDS encoding cytochrome oxidase small assembly protein — MTPEQRRRNKIAGLVLLVFVVAVFAWTVIRGSALLTGKAVG; from the coding sequence ATGACACCCGAGCAGCGCCGCCGTAACAAGATCGCAGGACTGGTTCTTCTGGTTTTTGTCGTTGCCGTGTTTGCCTGGACGGTGATCCGCGGTTCTGCCTTGCTGACCGGCAAGGCCGTCGGCTAG
- a CDS encoding SCO family protein, whose product MVLVFLCSLAPIVAAFVVYMNPQWWPGESSNYGTLLSPQRPMPAASELRLTTLDGKPFDLESLKGKWLLVAADGAACPESCARKLFITRNSHASQGKNVDRLARVWFITDDAVVPDKVLEAYKGTVMVRVDPDQLARFLLARDTAAGQPGLQDPIWVIDPLGNLMMQYPAEADGVRVRKDISKLVYNSRIG is encoded by the coding sequence ATGGTGCTGGTGTTCCTGTGCTCGCTGGCGCCCATCGTGGCGGCGTTCGTGGTCTACATGAACCCGCAGTGGTGGCCCGGCGAGTCCAGCAATTACGGTACGCTGCTGTCGCCGCAACGGCCCATGCCCGCGGCGTCGGAACTGCGCCTGACCACGCTGGACGGCAAACCGTTCGATCTGGAAAGCCTGAAGGGCAAATGGCTGCTGGTGGCCGCCGACGGCGCGGCCTGCCCCGAAAGCTGCGCGCGCAAGCTCTTCATCACGCGCAACAGCCACGCCAGCCAGGGCAAGAACGTGGATCGCCTGGCGCGCGTCTGGTTCATCACGGACGACGCGGTGGTGCCGGACAAGGTGCTGGAGGCCTACAAGGGCACGGTGATGGTGCGCGTGGATCCGGATCAGCTGGCGCGGTTCCTCCTGGCGCGTGACACGGCCGCCGGCCAGCCCGGCCTGCAGGATCCGATCTGGGTGATCGATCCGCTGGGAAACCTGATGATGCAGTATCCCGCCGAGGCGGATGGCGTGCGGGTTCGCAAGGACATCAGCAAGCTCGTCTATAACTCGCGCATTGGTTGA
- a CDS encoding twin transmembrane helix small protein, whose protein sequence is MRVFVVLAFIGILASLASALVYLMRDKGTTNRTVNALTVRIGLSVALFLFVLFAHHMGWIESTGFR, encoded by the coding sequence ATGCGCGTTTTCGTCGTTCTGGCCTTCATCGGGATACTGGCCAGTCTGGCATCCGCCCTGGTCTACCTGATGCGGGACAAAGGTACCACCAACCGCACGGTCAACGCGCTGACGGTCCGCATCGGGCTGTCGGTCGCCCTGTTCCTGTTCGTGCTGTTCGCCCATCACATGGGCTGGATCGAAAGCACCGGTTTTAGATAG
- the ctaD gene encoding cytochrome c oxidase subunit I encodes MSSVTVDHVSPGHGHGHDDHHHGVPTGWRRWLFATNHKDIGTMYLIFSFVMLLEGGTLALLLRTELFEPGLQFFRPELFNQFTTMHGLIMVFGAIMPAFVGFANWMIPMQIGASDMAFARMNNFSFWLLPVAAIMLTASFFVPGGATAAGWTLYAPLSLQMGPGMDLAIFAIHIMGASSIMGAINIIVTILNMRAPGLTLMKMPLFCWTWLITAFLLLAVMPVLAAAITMVLTDRHFGTGFFNAAAGGDPVLYQHVFWFFGHPEVYIMILPAFGIVSAIVPAFARKKLFGYASMVYATASIAVLSFIVWAHHMFTTGMPVTGQLYFMYATMLISIPTGVKVFNWVATMWRGSMTFETPMLFSIGFIFVFTMGGFTGLILSVAPIDIQVHDTYYVVAHFHYVLVAGSLFALFAGAYYWVPKWTGRMYSEKLGKLHFWSTLISFNVTFFPMHFLGLAGMPRRYADYAAQFTTFHQLATIGAFWFGLSQLIFLWAIVRCYMGKGEPAPAKPWEGAEGLEWTVPSPAPFHTFETPPEVK; translated from the coding sequence ATGAGCAGCGTCACTGTAGACCACGTGTCGCCGGGCCACGGCCACGGTCACGATGACCACCACCACGGCGTGCCCACGGGCTGGCGCCGCTGGCTTTTTGCCACGAACCACAAAGACATCGGGACGATGTATCTCATCTTCTCGTTCGTCATGCTTCTTGAGGGCGGCACGCTGGCCCTCTTGCTGCGCACCGAACTCTTCGAGCCGGGCCTGCAGTTCTTCCGCCCCGAGCTGTTCAACCAGTTCACCACGATGCACGGCCTGATCATGGTGTTCGGCGCCATCATGCCGGCCTTCGTGGGCTTTGCGAACTGGATGATCCCGATGCAGATCGGCGCGTCGGACATGGCGTTCGCGCGGATGAACAACTTCAGCTTCTGGCTGCTGCCGGTTGCCGCGATCATGCTGACCGCCTCGTTCTTCGTGCCGGGCGGCGCCACCGCCGCGGGCTGGACGCTGTACGCGCCGCTGTCGCTGCAGATGGGCCCCGGCATGGACCTGGCCATCTTCGCCATCCACATCATGGGCGCGTCGTCCATCATGGGCGCGATCAACATCATCGTGACCATCCTGAACATGCGCGCGCCCGGCCTGACGCTGATGAAGATGCCGCTGTTCTGCTGGACCTGGCTGATCACCGCGTTCCTGCTGCTGGCCGTGATGCCGGTGCTGGCTGCCGCCATCACCATGGTGCTGACCGACCGCCACTTCGGCACGGGCTTCTTCAATGCCGCCGCCGGCGGTGACCCGGTCCTGTACCAGCACGTGTTCTGGTTCTTCGGGCACCCCGAGGTCTACATCATGATCTTGCCGGCGTTCGGCATCGTGTCGGCCATCGTGCCCGCGTTCGCCCGCAAGAAGCTGTTCGGCTACGCCTCGATGGTGTACGCCACCGCCTCCATCGCCGTGCTGTCGTTCATCGTGTGGGCGCACCACATGTTCACGACGGGCATGCCGGTGACCGGCCAGCTTTACTTCATGTACGCCACGATGCTCATCTCCATCCCGACCGGGGTGAAGGTGTTCAACTGGGTCGCGACGATGTGGCGCGGGTCCATGACGTTCGAGACGCCGATGCTGTTCTCCATCGGCTTCATCTTCGTGTTCACGATGGGCGGCTTCACCGGCCTGATCCTGTCGGTGGCGCCCATCGACATCCAGGTCCACGACACCTATTACGTGGTGGCTCACTTCCATTACGTGCTGGTGGCCGGCTCGCTGTTCGCGCTGTTTGCCGGCGCCTATTACTGGGTGCCGAAGTGGACGGGCCGCATGTACAGCGAAAAGCTGGGCAAGCTGCACTTCTGGTCCACGCTGATCTCGTTCAACGTGACCTTCTTCCCGATGCACTTCCTGGGTCTGGCCGGCATGCCGCGCCGCTATGCCGACTACGCCGCGCAGTTCACGACGTTCCATCAGCTCGCCACCATCGGCGCGTTCTGGTTCGGCCTGTCGCAGCTGATTTTCCTGTGGGCGATCGTGCGCTGCTACATGGGCAAGGGCGAACCGGCCCCGGCCAAGCCGTGGGAAGGCGCCGAAGGACTGGAATGGACGGTGCCGTCGCCCGCGCCGTTCCACACCTTCGAAACGCCGCCCGAAGTGAAGTAA
- a CDS encoding COX15/CtaA family protein: MERIKARYRKLVFFTWFLTLDLIMFGAFVRLTDSGLGCPDWPGCYGSVTPIGAMGDIHEASQAMPFGPVTLSKAWIEMIHRYVGAILGMLIIGIVYMAWRYRRELGRSPALAITTLVAVCVQGAFGAWTVTHKLMPAVVTAHLVFGLSVLALMTWLSSRERPHLPVSAQAARWKPWVAVGFGLLLVQVTLGGWVSTNYAALACMDFPTCHGQWVPEMDFHGGYSVIRGLGELPSGEMISQPALTAIHWVHRNFAFVVFVYLGILAWRLRAAEPGLRGPATLMLALLAAQLFTGLTTIFFQWPLLIAVLHNGGAAGLTLAAVVLMVRLASAGREPVGWYDPNLVRV, translated from the coding sequence ATGGAACGCATCAAAGCGCGTTATCGCAAGCTCGTCTTCTTTACCTGGTTCCTGACGCTGGACCTCATCATGTTCGGCGCCTTCGTGCGCCTGACGGATTCCGGCCTGGGCTGTCCGGACTGGCCCGGCTGCTACGGCAGCGTCACGCCGATCGGCGCGATGGGCGACATCCACGAGGCCTCGCAGGCCATGCCCTTTGGGCCGGTGACGCTGTCCAAGGCCTGGATCGAGATGATCCACCGCTACGTCGGCGCCATCCTGGGCATGCTCATCATCGGCATCGTCTACATGGCGTGGCGCTATCGCCGCGAACTGGGCCGCTCGCCCGCGCTGGCCATCACGACGCTGGTCGCCGTGTGCGTGCAAGGCGCGTTCGGCGCCTGGACCGTGACCCACAAGCTCATGCCTGCTGTCGTGACCGCGCACCTGGTGTTCGGCCTGTCGGTGCTGGCGCTGATGACCTGGCTGTCTTCGCGCGAGCGTCCCCACTTGCCGGTCAGCGCCCAGGCGGCGCGCTGGAAGCCCTGGGTGGCGGTCGGCTTCGGGTTGCTGCTGGTGCAGGTGACGTTGGGCGGCTGGGTCAGCACCAACTACGCGGCGCTGGCCTGCATGGACTTTCCCACCTGCCACGGGCAGTGGGTGCCGGAAATGGACTTCCACGGCGGTTATTCCGTCATCCGGGGCCTGGGCGAGCTGCCTTCCGGCGAAATGATCTCGCAGCCCGCGCTGACGGCGATCCACTGGGTGCATCGCAACTTCGCCTTCGTGGTGTTCGTCTATCTGGGCATCCTGGCGTGGCGCCTGCGCGCGGCCGAGCCCGGTCTGCGCGGTCCGGCCACGCTGATGCTGGCCCTCCTGGCCGCGCAGTTGTTTACGGGGCTGACCACCATCTTCTTCCAGTGGCCGCTCCTGATCGCCGTGCTGCACAATGGGGGCGCCGCAGGCCTGACGCTGGCGGCGGTGGTATTGATGGTGCGGCTGGCGTCGGCCGGCCGCGAGCCGGTGGGGTGGTACGACCCCAATTTGGTGCGCGTTTAA